The genomic interval GGCAAACGGTACGCACGGGACATCGCGCTCTCCTCGAAAAAGTTTCCGTGTGGAAGCTTTAACGCTACCGCGTGCATGGATTGAGGATGGTGACATTACGCAATGGCGCGGGTTTGCTGACCTGGCACAAGGTTATTGCCGCGTTCGCCAAGTACATGCGCGATGCGAACTGCTCTTTCCTTCCGCCTTGTGAAATATTTTGGTGCTCTGCAATAAGAAAACCTTCCCGGCTTAACTGTTATTCGGTTTTCTTATTACCGTTATATGGCGTTGAATTGCACAGCGTGCGGGGCTATTGGCAAGGCCTGGCAACAGTCTTTTACACTCAAACGCACAAAAATGGATCGTCTGCATTCAATAGTTTTAACAGGTGGTGATGCCCTGTTAATTGTTAATTCCTTGAGTGTGAACGTGACGCAACGCGTATAAATTTTTTCCGCATGGAAAATGAAAAACCGCGTCAGACCCCGTAAAATTGCCTCCCATCAGCTTCCTGACGCCAACTTTTTTTCGGTTGGCGTTTGTTTTTTCTGCCCCAGTTAGCAGTCAGTTACGAACGGCAGAGCAGCAAAAAATAATTTCTTCCGGTTAGAAACTTTTCTGACGAGAACGAACTCTTAAGAAACATCTGCCGCACAAGCACTTACAAATAATTTCATACCAAATGCAAACTTCTGTTCCAGCCGTTTCCGCTCCGACCACCGCCACTGCCGCCGTATCGCGCCGCAGCAAAGTTGTCGCACAAGTTCAGCAACTGTCGCTGCCGGTGATGTTCGCCGTGTTCGGCGTGATCATGGGTTCGTGGGCCGGCCGCATCCCGGCCATGGCGTCGCGTCTGAATATTTCGCACGCATCGCTGTCGATGGTGCTGCTGTGCGGCGGTGTCGGCGCACTGCTGTCCTTCCCGGTCTCGTCCTTCCTGATGGGCAAGTTTGGCGCCCGTAAATCGCTGCTGATGTCGGGCCTGGCCCTGCTGGCCGTGCTGGTGGCAATTGGTATCGCCCCGACCGTAGAGACCCTGATGGGTGCGGTGCTGATGCTGGGCGTTACCGCCAGCACCTATGACGTCGCCATGAACTCGGCCGCGAGCAAGCGCGAAAAAGCCACTGGCAAGTCGGAAATGTCGATGCTGCACGGCCTGGCCTGCGCCGGCGGCCTGGCGGGCGCGACCCTGGGCAGCCTGATGGCCGGCCTGAAAGTCGCTCCGGCGATTCACTTCATGATGGTTGCCGGTCCGATGGCCGCGATCCTGTTCGGTGCCTACCAGGTGCTCGATATCAGCGACGACATCGAAAAGGTCGAAAAGAAGAAGTTCGCCCTGCCGCGCGGTCCGCTGGCACTGCTGGGTCTGCTGGGTTTCCTGGGCTCGATGTCGGAAGGCAGCATCGCCGACTGGAGCGGCGTGTTCCTGAAAGAACACTTCAAGGCCACCGACGGCCTGGCGCCGCTGGCCCTGTCGTGCTTCTCGGTGATGATGCTGGTCTCGCGCCTGGTTGGCGACAAGCTGAAGGCCCGCTTTGGTGCCCAGCGCCTGATCGCCACCGGTGCTCTGGTCTCGGCTGCCGGCCTGTTCTTCGCCGTACTGGCACCGAATGCGCACTTCGCACTGGGCGGTTTCGCTGTCGCCGGCCTCGGCCTGTCGCTGCTGTTCCCGTTCGTGTTCAGCGCCGCCGGTGCCCAGGGCCCGGTCGCCCTGGCCGGCGTGGCCAGCATGGCCTACAGCGGCACCCTGATGGGCCCGCCAGTCATCGGCGCCATCGCCCAGCACGTGGGCATGCAGATGGCCATTGGTTATGTCGGCGTGCTGTCGCTGGTGATCGCTTTCGTGGCCAGCCGTACCCGCCTGTTGAAATAAGCTGCTTCGCGAGCGTCCCGCAGCACCTGTGACGCTCTCCCCGCCTTCAGCGCCGGATCACGTATCCGGCGTTGCCTCTTTCAGCCACTGCCGTGGCGACCTTCCCACCAGTCCGGTGAACGCCCGCGTGAACGCGGGCGCACTCGTATAACCGGCTTCGCTGCTGACCACCTTGACCGGCATGCCCTGGCGCAGCAGCTCCTGCGCCAGGCCGATGCGCCAGCGCGTCAGGTATTCGCCCGGCGGCATCCCCACCACGTTGCGGAAGTGTTCGGTAAAGCGGGCACGCGACATGCAGGCTTCGCGGGCCAGGGTTTCGAGTTGCCAGGGTTCGTTCGGGCGGGCATGGATCGCGCCCAGCGCCAGCGCCAGCTGGCGGTCCGCCAGGCCGGCCAGCAGGCCGATCGACAGCTGGCCGTGCTCGAATTCGTGGCGCAGCACCTGGATCATCAGCACGTCGCACAGGCGGTCGAGGATGACCTCGCGCCCCTGGCTGTTGGCGGAGGCTTCGGCGAACAGCAGTTCCAGCGTGTGGTGCAGGGCCGGCATGCCTGCCAGCGGCACGTGCAGGCGTTCCGGCAAGGCGCGCGCGAGCGGATTGTCGCCGCCGTCGGCAAAGCTGATGTCGGCGCACAGCAGGCCGGCGCTGGCGCCATCGGCCACTTCCAGCGAGTGCGCACTGCCGCGCGGGTAGAACACCATGGCGGGTGTGTCCACACGGAGGGGCGGCAAGCCATCCTGGCGGAAGATCACCGGGCCGCTGCGCACCAGGTGCAGCTGCCCGGACGCCGGGTTCTCCGCAAAGGTGTTGGCGTCGCAGAAGACGCCATTGAAGAACACCCGGGCATGAAACGAATAGCGGCCGACCAGCGACGAAATCTTGTCCATAAGCTCCATTCAGACTATTGGCAGCCTATTCTGGACGATCCGCTATCCTTTGCAAAGTGATAAAGCGAAATCAGCGTTTGTCGTGAAGGGCAGGCACGTCACCCATCCGGCCACAGCCTGCGGTGCAGGTCGGCCAGTTGTTCCGGCGGCAGGCGCGGCACGCGTTGCGCGCTCAGGAGCCCGTTCTGCTCGTGCTCGACGTCGGTCAGCTGGGTGTAGCACAGGCCGGCAAGGAAGGGCAGCGAGGCCAGCCCTTCCATCAAGGTGCGGTAGCGCTGCGCCAGTTCGTCCTCGTTGCGCACGTTGCCGTACTGGTCGTACAGGCGGTCGCGCCGCCGTTCCGGCCCCTCGGGCACCAGCAGGTAGCCGCCGACCTCGGAAAACACGATCGGCTGGCCGCGGTACTGTGTCCCCTCGAGGAACAGCCTGCGGCCCTTGACCCAGGTGGCGTCCGGCGGCAGTCCGGTCTGCAGGGTGCCTGCGTAGCGTTCCAGCAGTTTCTCGACCGGGTGAGAGTAATCGTGGATGGTGCAGATGTCGGTCACGTCGGTATGCTGCCAGCCGTCGTTGTCGATCACGGGCCGCGTCGTATCGACCAGGCGCGTGCGCGCCACCATCCGTTCCAGGAAATCGTGCTGGTGCGGATGGCGCACCAGTTCCGGAAAGCCGAAGCTTTCCACCACCGGCACCCAGGCGACGATCGACGGGTGATTCGCGTCGCGCATGACGGCGCGCAGCCATTCGGCCTCGAGATGCTCTTCGGAGGCCTCGGACCACGAGCGCGCATTCGGCATTTCTTCCCACACCATCAGGCCGAGCCGGTCGCACCAGTAGAGCCAGCGCTCGTGCTCGATCTTCTGGTGCTTGCGCACGCCGTTGAAACCGAAGCGTTTGGCCCAGGCGACGTCTTCGCGCAGGGCGTCGTCCGAGGGAGCGGCCAGCAGCGTGTCCGGCCAGTAGCCCTGGTCGAGCGCCATCAGCAGGAAGCAGCGCTTGCCGTTCAGGTGGAATTGTCCGTCCTTGAGTTCGATCGAGCGCAGGCCGGCATAGGATTCCACCGTGTCGACCAGCTCGCCACGGCGCAGCAGGCGCACGCGCAATCCGTACAGGTGGGGGCTCGCCGGCGACCAGGCCTTCGGATCGGGAATCTGCAGGCGCAGCTCCAGGCTGGCGCCGTTGCTGGTACTGCGCGTGCCGGTCACCAGGCGGGCGCAGTCGGGGCTTTCCAGCACGTCGAGCTCGGCTTCCCATTCGCCCGCCGGGCCGTGGACCTGCACCGCCAGCGCCAGCCTGCCGTCGGGATGCGCCTCGAGCACGCGCAGGTGGTCGATGCGCAGCGGCGCGACCGGCTCGAGCCAGACGTTCTGCCAGATCCCGCTGGTGCAGTAATAGTAGATCCGCACCGGGGTGCCGGATGCCGACTGCTTGCCGCGCGGTTGATAGGGGTCCTGGCGGTCCTCGACGCGCAGCGTCACGCGGTTGCTGCCGGGGCGCAGGTGGGGCGCGATATCGAAGGAGAAGGGCACGTGGCCGCCGCGGTTGCGTCCGGCGACACGGCCGTTCACCCAGACGTCGGCGCGGTAGTCGACCGCGCCGAAATGGAGCAGCAGGGCGCCGCTGTCCCAGTCCTCGGGTAATGCGAAACCGCGGCTGTACCACATGATTTCGTGGATCTCGCGGCTGCCGATGCCGGAGGCCTGCGACTGGTAGGGGAAGGGAACCAGGATGCGCTCGGGCAGCGTGCGGCCGTCGAACCAGCGCTGTGCCAATCCGTGGTCGCCATCGTCGAAAGCGAATTCCCACCAGCCGTCGAGGCTGGACCATTCCTGGCGCACCATCTGCGGTCGCGGATAGGGCGCGCTGGGGCTGTCGTTGCTGCGCATGATATGGGTGAAACCGTGGTGGGGAAACCGGGACTGCCTGGATTTGCGCTTGAATAAAGTACACCTGAAAGCGGTCGAACTTACAAGCCCCCCGTGGCCTCCAACATGCGCTCACATCCCACTCATCAACCGGTATGGAACGATAGCTCACGGCGGAGGCAACGATGGTCCAAGGTCTCGATGCACGCGCGATTACCCAGTATCACGATGCTGTCCTGGGCCTGCCGGCACACGCCGACGCGCCTTCCGTCGACGCCGCCGGCGCCTGGCCGGCAATCGCCGCGAACCACCAATTTAATGGTTTGCTGTGGCGTGAAGAAGACAAAGCGCGCCGGCAGGATGTACCCGCCACCGAGATCGCGGCCGGCAAACGCCGCATCGACAGCTACAACCAGCAGCGCAACGACGCCGTCGAAGCCATCGACGAAGCGATCCTCGCCGCGCTGGAGGGGGTCACGCCCATACCCGACGCACGCCTGTCGAGCGAGACCGCCGGTGCCATGATCGACCGCCTGTCCATCCTCGCGCTCAAGATCCACCACATGCGCGAACAGACGGTGCGCCTCGATGCCGGCACCACCCATGTCGATGCCTGTACGGCCAGGCTGGGGCGCCTCGTCACGCAGCGCGCCGACCTGGCCGGCTGCCTCGACCGCCTGCTGCGCGAGGCACAGGAAGGCCGGGCCTACTTCAAGGTTTATCGACAATACAAGATGTACAACGATCCGGCCCTGAATCCCCTACCTGTACGGGCAAGCCCAGCGTCCACCGATGCCGCCGGCGGCGGGCCGGAGCGTGCCGTGACGGCGGACGTCGATGTGCTGGTACCCACCTGCGGCCGCCCGACCGCGCTGGCGGTCACGCTCACGGCCCTGGCCGCGCAGACCGGCCCGACGATGCGCATCGTCGTCTCCGACCAGTCCGAAGGCGCGGCAGCCTGCGAGCAGCCCCGAGGTGCGCGCCGTGCTGCGCTACCTGCGTGCGCGCGGCATCGCGGTCGACACCTTGCGCCACCTGCCGCGCCGCGGCATGGCCGAGCAGCGCGCCTTCCTGCTGGCGCAGGCCAGTGCACCGGCCTGCCTGTTTCTCGACGACGACGTCATCGTCGAACCCGGCCTGCTGGCGCGCCTGCACACTGCGCTGCGCGCGCAAGGCTGCGGCTTTGTCGGCAGCGCCGTGCACGGCTTGAGCTACCTGGGGCAGCTGCGGCCCGAGCAGGAATCCATCGAATTCTGGGACGGGCCGGTCGTACCCGAAACGGTGCGTCCCGGCACGGCCGCCTGGGCGCGCCATCACCTGCACAGCGCGGCGAACCTGTTCCATGTGCAGTCGCGCCTGGCGCAGCGGAGCGGGCCGCGCCTGTACCGGGTTGCCTGGATCGGCGGTTGCGTCCTGTTCGATGCGGCCAAGCTGCGCGACTGCGGCGGCTTCGATTTCTGGCAGGCGCTGCCGGCCGAACATTGCGGCGAAGACGTGCTGGCGCAACTGCGCGTCATGGAGCGCTACGGCGGCTGCGGCATCTTGCCGTCGGGGGCGTATCACATGGAGCTGCCTACTACCGTCACGATGCGCGAGGTCGATGCGCCGCACGTCCTGCTGGGGCTGCCGCCTGGCGGGAGCGGCACGCAAACCGGCACGCGAAGCGATACGGAGCTCGACACGCAAATCGACAGGCGGGTCGATGGACGAGTCGATACGCAAATCGATACGCAAACTGGCACGCGAAGCGGTACGACGATTGATACGCAAGTCGATATTCAAGTCGATACGCAATTCGATATGCAAGTCGATACGCAATTCACTACGCCGGTGGGCGCGGTGGTGCGATGAGCCCGGCGCACCCGTTGTGTGCCCGCCTCCGCCTTCCAGGCAGCGCAAGCTGCGCGGTGTCGTTGCCGCCTGCCCGCGCCGTCCATCTTGAGTGCTTCATCCTGCCGATGGCATGGCGGCCGACGGAGGAGACATGATGGCGCCAGGGCGCACCGGCAAGCTCGTCGGGGTGCGCAAGATCGCCGTACTGCGGCCCAATGCCGTGGGCGATTTCGTGTTCGCGCTGCCTGCCCTGCACGCGCTCAAGCAAACTTATCCAGAAGCTGAGCTGATACTGCTGGGCTTGCCCTGGCATGGCGCCTTCCTGGCGCATCGCCCGGGGCCAGTGGACCGGGTACTGGTGGTGCCGCCGATGGCCGGCATCGGCCTGGCGCCGGACGCTCCCGACGACGGTGCCCGCCATGCATTTGTCGAGGCCATGCGCGCTGAAGACTTCGACCTCGCCTGCCAGATGTACGGTGGCGGCCGTTACGCCAATCCGCTGGTGAGGGCATTCGGCGCGCGGGTGACGATCGGTGCCCGCGCCGAGGACGCTGAGCCGCTGGACCGCTGGGTGCGCTACACGGAACCGACCAATCGGCGCCTGGCCCTGCTCGATATCGCTGCATTGGCGGGAGCCGGTGGGCTGGTGATGGGTCAGGAGCTGGCGGTGACGCAGGAAGACCGGCATGCGGCGGCATGCGTGCTGGAAGGGATGCCGGCGATGCCTGTCGGCGCTGCTCCCGGGCGCGCGATCGATGCAGTCGCCGGCGCAGCTCCCGGCTCGATTGACGGCCCGATTTCCGGCTCACTTTCGGCATGGGTTCTGGCCCAAGGCCTGGGACAACGCGTGGCGAGGCTGGTCGCCCGGGGCCTGGTTCGCTTCACACGCCAGGTTGCGTTCCCATCTCCGGCCCAGCGTGCGGCCCGAATTCCTGCCCGGTTGTCGAGCCGGTTACCGGCTGGACTTCCAGCCCGTGGCCAGGCCCGATCCGCGCTCCGGTCCCGGCTCCAGTCCCGGCTCCGATCGCCGGCTCGATTCCCAGCCCAGTTCCTGGTCCGCTTTCCGATCCGGTCCCCGGCCCACCTCCCGTCCAGGTTCGCGGCTCGATGCGGGACGCAACACCAGCTGCAACATCTCGCGGGGCTTCCCGCTGCCCTCGCAAGCATAGTGCCGGGGCCGGGCCGGATGAGGCACCGCTGGTGCTGCTGCAGCCCGGCTCGACCGATCCGCGCCGTTGCTGGCCGCCGGCATCCTTTGCCGCTGTCGGCGACGCGCTGGCCGTACTCGGGGCACGCATCGCCGTCAACGGCACGGCCGCCGAAGCACCGCGGGTGCGCGCCGTGATCGGTGCCATGCGCGCACCGGCGCTCGACCTGTCCGGCAAGCTGGACCTGGGCGGCCTGTGCGGATTGATCGAGCGTGCCACCTGCGTGGTGTCGAACGACACCGGTCCACTGCACCTGGCGCTGGCAATCGGCACACCGTGCGTCGGGATTTTCTGGCTGACGAACCTGATCGACGGCATGCCGCTCCGGCCCCACCTGTTGCGGCTGGCCCTATCCCTGCGCACGGATTGCCCCGTCTGCGGCCTGCCCAACCTGAGCAGCCGTTGCGCGCACGACACCAGTTTCGTCGCCGACGTGCCGGTCGAGCAGGTAGTGGTATTGGCGAGCGACGTGCTGGCGCAGGCGGGTGCCGGGCCATCGTGAGGTAGCGCCGGGCCATCGTGATCAGTGTATCGACACCGGCTAACATGGCGGCAGCCCCGCAGCCCCGCAACCCCGCAGCCCCGCAGCCCCGCAACCCCGCAGCCCCGCAGCCCCGCAGCCCCGCAGCCCCGCAACCCCGCAACCCCGCAACCCCGCAACCCCGCAACCCCGCAACCCGCAACCCCGCAACCCCGGAACCCCGCAACCCCGGAACCCCGGAACCCCGCAACCCCGGAACCCCGCAACCCCGCAACCCCGCAACCCTGCAACCCGCAACCCCGGCAGCCCGGCAGCCCGGCAACCCGGCCGCATCGCATCGATGAGCCATGCGCTCCTTGGCGTTTGCGCCGCATTGGCCGCTTTCCAGGTCTTTACCAGTAGGGCCACATCCCCGCCGTGCGCTGCCGTCCCGGGTCGGTGCCGGACCAGCAAGGCGCGTGCATGCTGGAGCACGGCAGCCGAACGCTGCGCGTCGGGATCCCAGATGCAGCGGTGCTGGTCGCGGTCGAGGGGGGCCCAGCGCGCGATATCGGCTTTGCTGAAGATGACAACGCTTTTCAGGCGTAGTCCGGCCGCAATGTGAGACACGCCGGTGTCGTTGCACACGAGCAGGCGGGCGTTCTTCATCAGCGCGGCCATTGCGCCGATCGAGATCGGCGCCGCCGCATTGATTGCCTTGGCCTGCATGTTGCTGGCGACCTCGCTTGCCAGTCCGGCTTCGTCTGCCGAGCCGGTCAGCACCACGCGCACGCCGAATTCCGCGGCCAGGCGGTCCGCGACCTCGGCGAAGCGTTGCGGCGGCCAGCATTTGTCGCGCTTGCGGGCGCCAGGATGGACGCAGATGTAGCTGCCGGGTGCCAGGTCGGGGGCGACGCCGCTGGCCTCGAGCTCCTGGCGGTCTGCCTGGGCGAGCGGGAATTCCAGGTAATCGCCGACCGCTTGCGCACCCAGGCGTTCAACAAGGCTCAGCAGCCGCTCGGACTCGGCACCCAGTTCAGGATAGGGGAACAGGACGGTGTGTTCGGTGGCGACCGGCTCGTCGCGGCAATAGCCGGCCATGGTGCCGGCGCCGAAGCCGGCGACGATCTCGTTGGAGACGAGGCCATTGCCATGCAGTTGCAGCGCCAGCGAAAAGCGGCGCGAGCACATGTCGGCATAGAAAGGCGTCAGCGCCTCGTGGCGGACCTCCTGCTCGGGCAGCTTGGGGTGGCCAGGGAAAGGAACGAAGTCGTCGATATAGCTGCGAAAGCGCTGCGCGAACTGGCGCGCCCAGGGCAGGCCGACCAGGGTGACCCGGGCCTTTGGCAGCGAAGCGCGCAAGGCACGCAGGGCGGGCACGGCGCACAGCATGTCGCCCAGGTGCAGCGCGCGAAACACGACGACGGACTCGATGTCGAGCCGGTGAAACAGCGGACGCCGATACACAGTTTCCTCCTTCGGATGCATGTCTGATGGATGAGTCCCACATCGTCCTGTCGTGCCAAGCTTGCGTGTCCTGTAGAACCTGACGGGCGGCGTCAGCCGGCGCCGCCGACTTCGCGGCTTCTCCGTCCACCGACGCTGCGCCATCGACCACTGCAATTCAGTAGCGCAGCAGCCGGTCCAGCACGTTGCGGGTGATGCGCTCGACCCGGCGGTCGCGCCCGTCGGCGAGCACCTGCGCCCAGTCGGTGGTGCCGCTGGAGAACACGGTGCCGCCGCGATGGAACAGGCCGAGGGTCGCCGCGTGCACGCCTTCGCCAGCCGCATGGCGCGCGCGTGCGGGGAGCTCCTGCCAGCGGTGATCGAGCGGGCAGGCTGCCAGCAGCTGATAGTCGTCGGGCGTGCCGTCCTGGTCGGACCAGGCCGACAGTGTCGCCACACCGCTCGTCGGGTCGAATTTGTCGAGCGGTACGCCGTCGCATTCGTAGCCAGCCAGCGGCGGCCAGGTATCGGCGCCGAAGCTGTCGCCATGCCTCAGGCCGGTTCCCTCGAACACCCAGTGCCCGGGCTGCTGCACGATGAAGCCGGACGTCTGGCGTGCGCCGTCCCACCAGCCGCCACCGTGACGGTAGCTGACGCCGCCCAGGCTGTCTTCCGGACGGGCGGCGCCACTGGACGGCCACCAGTGATCGAAGGCGCCGCGCGGTCCGCCCCTGGTGGCAGACCGGGGCCCGGCCCTTGTCGACCAGGTGGACGCGCCACCAGCACAGGTTGGCGGCAAACCAGGCGGCGTTGCCGCCGGAGGAGACGAAATCCTCGACGGCATCGCGTGTCTGTTCGGTCCAGTATTCGTCGTGGCCGACCGCGAGCAGCAAGCGATAGCGCAGCGGCAGCGCCGGGTCGGCGTGGATGTCGAGATCGGTACAGAAATCGGGCGCATAGCCCTGGCGCGCCAGCCAGCGGATGAAGCGTGCGTCCCAATGGGCAAAGGTCTGGCGCGGCGAGGTGGCGTCGTAGTGGTCCGGCGCGCCCCAGGTGGGCCCGCCGATGCCGCCGCCCGGCCGCCGCAGCGATACGCGTGCGCCAGGCGGGTCGATCGAGCGTGGCGGGTTGCTGTAGTAGCAGCCCCCGCCCGTGAAATTGTAGGCGTGGTAGGTGGCCAGCGGCAGCTTGTAGAGCAGGCCGGCACGGGCACCGCGGCATGCCGGTGCCCGCACGACGAACAGGGCAGCGGCACTGTCGAGCGCAAGCGACAGCGGCTGCGGACCCTTGGCCTCTTCCAGGTGGGCGATGTAGACCCCGGATGGCCAGTGTGCCGGCACCTCGAACGCGTAGGCCGGCCAGTCCCAGTCTTCGCCGGCGCCGCGCTCGCCGGCCCG from Massilia sp. Se16.2.3 carries:
- a CDS encoding MFS transporter is translated as MQTSVPAVSAPTTATAAVSRRSKVVAQVQQLSLPVMFAVFGVIMGSWAGRIPAMASRLNISHASLSMVLLCGGVGALLSFPVSSFLMGKFGARKSLLMSGLALLAVLVAIGIAPTVETLMGAVLMLGVTASTYDVAMNSAASKREKATGKSEMSMLHGLACAGGLAGATLGSLMAGLKVAPAIHFMMVAGPMAAILFGAYQVLDISDDIEKVEKKKFALPRGPLALLGLLGFLGSMSEGSIADWSGVFLKEHFKATDGLAPLALSCFSVMMLVSRLVGDKLKARFGAQRLIATGALVSAAGLFFAVLAPNAHFALGGFAVAGLGLSLLFPFVFSAAGAQGPVALAGVASMAYSGTLMGPPVIGAIAQHVGMQMAIGYVGVLSLVIAFVASRTRLLK
- a CDS encoding AraC family transcriptional regulator — translated: MDKISSLVGRYSFHARVFFNGVFCDANTFAENPASGQLHLVRSGPVIFRQDGLPPLRVDTPAMVFYPRGSAHSLEVADGASAGLLCADISFADGGDNPLARALPERLHVPLAGMPALHHTLELLFAEASANSQGREVILDRLCDVLMIQVLRHEFEHGQLSIGLLAGLADRQLALALGAIHARPNEPWQLETLAREACMSRARFTEHFRNVVGMPPGEYLTRWRIGLAQELLRQGMPVKVVSSEAGYTSAPAFTRAFTGLVGRSPRQWLKEATPDT
- a CDS encoding glycosyltransferase family 9 protein, which codes for MYRRPLFHRLDIESVVVFRALHLGDMLCAVPALRALRASLPKARVTLVGLPWARQFAQRFRSYIDDFVPFPGHPKLPEQEVRHEALTPFYADMCSRRFSLALQLHGNGLVSNEIVAGFGAGTMAGYCRDEPVATEHTVLFPYPELGAESERLLSLVERLGAQAVGDYLEFPLAQADRQELEASGVAPDLAPGSYICVHPGARKRDKCWPPQRFAEVADRLAAEFGVRVVLTGSADEAGLASEVASNMQAKAINAAAPISIGAMAALMKNARLLVCNDTGVSHIAAGLRLKSVVIFSKADIARWAPLDRDQHRCIWDPDAQRSAAVLQHARALLVRHRPGTAAHGGDVALLVKTWKAANAAQTPRSAWLIDAMRPGCRAAGLPGLRVAGLRGCGVAGFRGCGVPGFRGCGVPGLRGCGLRGCGVAGLRGCGVAGLRGCGAAGLRGCGAAGLRGCGAAGLPPC
- a CDS encoding glycosyltransferase family 9 protein, whose amino-acid sequence is MLLQPGSTDPRRCWPPASFAAVGDALAVLGARIAVNGTAAEAPRVRAVIGAMRAPALDLSGKLDLGGLCGLIERATCVVSNDTGPLHLALAIGTPCVGIFWLTNLIDGMPLRPHLLRLALSLRTDCPVCGLPNLSSRCAHDTSFVADVPVEQVVVLASDVLAQAGAGPS
- a CDS encoding glycoside hydrolase family 2 protein, coding for MRSNDSPSAPYPRPQMVRQEWSSLDGWWEFAFDDGDHGLAQRWFDGRTLPERILVPFPYQSQASGIGSREIHEIMWYSRGFALPEDWDSGALLLHFGAVDYRADVWVNGRVAGRNRGGHVPFSFDIAPHLRPGSNRVTLRVEDRQDPYQPRGKQSASGTPVRIYYYCTSGIWQNVWLEPVAPLRIDHLRVLEAHPDGRLALAVQVHGPAGEWEAELDVLESPDCARLVTGTRSTSNGASLELRLQIPDPKAWSPASPHLYGLRVRLLRRGELVDTVESYAGLRSIELKDGQFHLNGKRCFLLMALDQGYWPDTLLAAPSDDALREDVAWAKRFGFNGVRKHQKIEHERWLYWCDRLGLMVWEEMPNARSWSEASEEHLEAEWLRAVMRDANHPSIVAWVPVVESFGFPELVRHPHQHDFLERMVARTRLVDTTRPVIDNDGWQHTDVTDICTIHDYSHPVEKLLERYAGTLQTGLPPDATWVKGRRLFLEGTQYRGQPIVFSEVGGYLLVPEGPERRRDRLYDQYGNVRNEDELAQRYRTLMEGLASLPFLAGLCYTQLTDVEHEQNGLLSAQRVPRLPPEQLADLHRRLWPDG
- a CDS encoding glycosyltransferase family A protein, translated to MLRYLRARGIAVDTLRHLPRRGMAEQRAFLLAQASAPACLFLDDDVIVEPGLLARLHTALRAQGCGFVGSAVHGLSYLGQLRPEQESIEFWDGPVVPETVRPGTAAWARHHLHSAANLFHVQSRLAQRSGPRLYRVAWIGGCVLFDAAKLRDCGGFDFWQALPAEHCGEDVLAQLRVMERYGGCGILPSGAYHMELPTTVTMREVDAPHVLLGLPPGGSGTQTGTRSDTELDTQIDRRVDGRVDTQIDTQTGTRSGTTIDTQVDIQVDTQFDMQVDTQFTTPVGAVVR